A stretch of the Pseudomonas sp. ACM7 genome encodes the following:
- a CDS encoding Com family DNA-binding transcriptional regulator, whose amino-acid sequence MQEIRCGHCGRKLAAVHGFIELQIKCPRCRTLNHLKAESLLTPPLSAPSHQEAPCTHNRSSLG is encoded by the coding sequence ATGCAAGAAATACGTTGTGGGCACTGCGGTCGGAAGTTGGCCGCAGTGCATGGTTTTATTGAATTACAAATCAAGTGTCCGCGTTGTCGAACACTCAATCACCTGAAGGCCGAGAGCCTCCTGACACCGCCGTTGAGCGCACCAAGCCATCAGGAGGCACCATGTACGCACAACCGATCATCCCTTGGATAG
- a CDS encoding GPW/gp25 family protein, giving the protein MTTPIPYTSITAAHWQPALGTSGEVVEGLRDIDQAIRIVLTTPKGSDAHRPDFGSDLHLYIDWPVNRVTPHLVREAVDAIRRWETRVSVVQILVRIEDSRIILRVQWRVADGVAQMTEVPYARAA; this is encoded by the coding sequence ATGACGACACCCATTCCCTACACCAGCATCACCGCCGCCCACTGGCAGCCTGCCCTCGGAACATCCGGCGAGGTGGTCGAGGGCCTGCGCGATATCGACCAAGCCATCCGCATTGTCCTTACTACACCCAAGGGCAGTGACGCTCATCGGCCGGACTTCGGCAGTGATCTTCATTTATATATCGACTGGCCCGTCAACCGTGTTACCCCGCACCTGGTGCGTGAAGCGGTCGACGCTATCCGTCGCTGGGAGACCCGAGTCTCAGTCGTCCAGATACTGGTGCGCATTGAAGACTCGCGCATCATTTTGCGCGTGCAGTGGCGGGTTGCGGATGGTGTCGCCCAGATGACAGAGGTGCCCTATGCGCGAGCTGCCTAA
- a CDS encoding phage tail protein, which produces MADQQLPPALAGDERFALLCELLNETLDGLDIDAMLVYLVDLVKPQLLPTLAEQFSLLDEAAWMLAESEDAKRSLIKNSAQLHRYKGTPWAIREVIRLLGFGEVTLQEGLGNQVRDGSITRDGSHVHGDPSAWPLYRVFLERAITNDQAALLRRLLLSVAPARCRLVSLDYQSVAIRHNGFARRDGQYNHGSS; this is translated from the coding sequence ATGGCTGACCAGCAGCTACCACCAGCCTTGGCGGGTGACGAACGTTTTGCTCTGCTGTGCGAGCTGCTCAATGAGACGCTGGACGGCCTCGATATTGACGCAATGTTGGTTTACCTGGTTGACCTGGTGAAGCCTCAGTTATTACCGACCTTGGCAGAGCAGTTCTCTCTCCTCGATGAGGCCGCCTGGATGCTGGCCGAGTCGGAGGACGCTAAACGCAGCCTGATCAAGAACTCTGCTCAGCTGCATCGCTACAAAGGCACGCCCTGGGCAATCCGCGAAGTCATACGTCTGCTCGGCTTCGGCGAGGTGACGCTTCAGGAAGGCTTGGGGAACCAGGTGCGTGATGGTTCCATCACCAGGGATGGGAGCCATGTCCACGGAGATCCTTCTGCATGGCCGCTTTATAGGGTCTTCCTTGAGCGAGCCATCACCAATGACCAAGCTGCGCTTTTGCGCCGCCTTCTTCTTTCCGTCGCTCCGGCTCGCTGCCGGCTGGTGTCGCTCGACTATCAGTCGGTCGCTATCAGGCATAACGGCTTCGCTCGCCGCGACGGCCAATACAACCATGGGAGCAGCTAA
- a CDS encoding DNA adenine methylase yields the protein MYAQPIIPWIGGKRRLADRIFPLFPAHSCYVEPFAGGAALFFLRPVPAEVEVLNDVNGDLINLYRVVQNHLEEFVRQFKWALSSRQVFKWLQMTRPETLTDIQRAARFYYLQQSAFGARVNGQSYGTATTTPPGLNLLRLEETLSAAHLRLSSTYIEHLSWYEVMKKYDREHTLFYCDPPYWQTEGYSVPFEFDQYELMAKLLGEIKGKAIISLNDHPDIRRVFAGYHMETTDIKYTVGGGKGSEAKEVLIFSWDIQAEPAGLF from the coding sequence ATGTACGCACAACCGATCATCCCTTGGATAGGCGGCAAACGCCGCCTCGCCGACCGGATTTTCCCACTGTTTCCAGCTCATAGCTGCTACGTCGAACCGTTTGCCGGAGGTGCTGCGCTGTTCTTCCTCCGGCCAGTGCCGGCCGAGGTGGAGGTGCTCAATGACGTCAACGGTGACCTGATCAATCTTTACCGTGTCGTTCAGAACCACCTGGAGGAGTTCGTCAGGCAGTTTAAATGGGCTTTATCGAGCCGCCAGGTGTTCAAGTGGCTGCAGATGACCCGACCGGAGACACTCACCGATATACAGCGGGCAGCTAGGTTCTATTACCTGCAGCAGTCGGCCTTCGGTGCCCGTGTAAACGGCCAAAGCTACGGCACCGCCACGACCACACCACCAGGCCTCAACTTGCTGCGACTAGAAGAAACCCTATCAGCTGCTCACCTTCGGTTGAGCAGCACCTATATAGAACACCTGAGCTGGTACGAGGTGATGAAGAAGTACGACCGCGAACACACGCTGTTCTATTGCGACCCGCCGTACTGGCAGACCGAGGGCTACAGTGTACCGTTCGAATTTGATCAGTACGAGTTGATGGCCAAGCTCCTGGGCGAGATCAAAGGCAAGGCCATCATCAGCCTCAACGATCACCCAGATATTCGCAGAGTTTTTGCCGGCTATCACATGGAGACAACCGACATTAAGTACACCGTTGGCGGTGGGAAAGGGAGCGAGGCGAAGGAGGTACTGATATTCAGCTGGGACATTCAGGCCGAACCGGCCGGCCTGTTTTGA
- a CDS encoding baseplate J/gp47 family protein, whose product MRELPKPIFIQIDPAATEADLIARYEAKANKTLYPAQVERLYIDQIAYAVTRLQMGIQNAGEQLLVRFAKGPILDYLGELVATPRLLAVSARCALRFSMPAAVQQPLLIRAGTRVSTQDAKLAFLTDQDVIIPVGQAQISVTATCLTAGELGNGWAVGQISSIGNPPASGLTATNTIVTADGAEDEEDDRYRERIILAPEAFSNAGSRGAYRYHALAVHQSIVDVAVHGPDEGQPDGHVALFPLTDAGLPSADLLQRVKDQVSGEKLRPLCDTVHAYPPTEVTYQIKARITFYDTADRIEAMKDAKVAAEAYAVERRAGLGRDIVQEQLTALLQVNGVYRADLEFPSALRELVGNEWANCTSIQLVDAGMAHG is encoded by the coding sequence ATGCGCGAGCTGCCTAAGCCAATATTCATCCAGATTGATCCGGCTGCAACTGAGGCGGATCTGATCGCAAGGTACGAGGCGAAGGCGAACAAAACACTTTATCCAGCCCAAGTTGAGCGGCTGTATATCGACCAAATCGCCTACGCCGTGACCCGTCTGCAGATGGGTATTCAGAATGCGGGTGAGCAACTGCTGGTTCGGTTTGCGAAAGGACCAATCCTTGACTACCTCGGTGAGTTGGTCGCCACACCTAGACTGTTGGCGGTGTCTGCGCGTTGTGCGCTTCGATTCAGCATGCCAGCGGCAGTGCAGCAGCCCTTACTCATTCGGGCCGGAACTCGCGTCAGTACCCAGGACGCCAAGCTCGCCTTTCTCACTGACCAAGACGTCATCATCCCCGTTGGCCAGGCCCAGATCAGCGTGACGGCAACCTGTCTGACCGCTGGTGAGCTTGGCAATGGCTGGGCTGTGGGCCAAATCAGCAGTATTGGTAATCCGCCTGCATCTGGACTGACTGCGACAAACACCATTGTCACGGCGGATGGTGCCGAGGACGAAGAAGACGACCGCTATCGCGAGCGGATCATCCTGGCACCCGAAGCCTTCAGCAATGCCGGTAGCCGTGGAGCTTATCGTTACCACGCCCTGGCCGTGCATCAGTCGATCGTAGACGTTGCCGTTCATGGACCGGATGAAGGGCAACCGGATGGTCATGTTGCGCTATTCCCTCTGACCGACGCAGGCCTGCCCTCGGCGGATCTGCTGCAACGGGTCAAAGACCAGGTCAGTGGCGAAAAGCTGCGCCCCCTGTGCGATACGGTTCATGCCTATCCACCAACCGAAGTCACCTACCAGATCAAGGCTCGCATTACCTTTTACGACACGGCAGATCGTATTGAAGCTATGAAGGATGCCAAAGTTGCGGCCGAGGCTTATGCCGTTGAACGCCGTGCAGGTCTCGGTCGCGATATTGTCCAAGAACAACTGACCGCGCTGCTGCAGGTGAATGGCGTCTATCGGGCTGATCTGGAGTTCCCGAGCGCTCTGCGTGAATTGGTCGGTAACGAGTGGGCTAACTGCACCTCGATCCAGCTGGTCGACGCAGGTATGGCACATGGCTGA
- a CDS encoding phage late control D family protein, protein MDAMIPKQVPEARFVLAYQQSNITRNVSQHLISLSYTDYLTGQADSLEVELEDTEGKWRDGWYPGHGDSLTLSIGWEGEPLRALGRFEIDEVELNCPPSTITIHGLATGIKAALRTTEHHAYENTTLDAVAKQIAARQGLELIGSIEPIKLDRLTQQESDLTFLRNLAAEYDYAFKVTGNRMVFHAISELAKGAPVATLVLQDLTSVNLRDQIKSVPQAIEVKHKEPAKKKLIAYKIENGETVAVPSSVSKATTSGDTKKSRKRSASAEESKAKAKADLAKANRERTTGSWGAMGRPNLLSGNVVTLVAAGKLGGNYLITSSQHRMTRSGYTVEKSVCRISAPSITLTQESTKPDLALTTYGIQQEVVA, encoded by the coding sequence ATGCGATGATCCCCAAGCAAGTACCGGAAGCTCGCTTCGTGCTGGCCTATCAGCAGAGCAACATCACCCGAAACGTCAGCCAGCACTTGATCTCTTTGTCTTACACCGACTATCTCACAGGCCAGGCTGACAGTCTGGAGGTCGAACTGGAGGACACCGAGGGTAAGTGGCGTGATGGCTGGTATCCAGGGCATGGCGACAGCTTGACCCTGTCCATTGGCTGGGAAGGCGAGCCGCTACGCGCCCTTGGCCGGTTTGAGATCGATGAGGTAGAGCTTAATTGCCCGCCCTCGACGATCACCATTCATGGCTTGGCCACCGGTATTAAGGCGGCATTGCGGACCACCGAACACCACGCTTATGAAAACACCACCCTGGATGCCGTGGCCAAGCAGATCGCGGCACGTCAGGGGCTGGAGCTGATCGGCAGTATTGAGCCGATCAAGCTCGACCGGCTGACTCAGCAGGAGTCCGATCTGACCTTCCTGCGCAACTTGGCAGCCGAATATGACTACGCTTTCAAGGTGACCGGCAACCGTATGGTCTTTCATGCCATCAGTGAGTTGGCCAAGGGCGCCCCGGTGGCAACGCTGGTGCTCCAGGACTTAACCAGTGTGAACTTGCGCGATCAGATCAAAAGCGTCCCTCAAGCCATCGAGGTAAAGCACAAAGAACCCGCAAAGAAGAAACTGATTGCCTACAAAATCGAAAATGGTGAAACCGTCGCGGTGCCCAGCAGCGTGAGCAAGGCGACCACCAGCGGTGATACCAAAAAGAGCCGCAAGCGCAGTGCCTCCGCCGAAGAGTCCAAGGCCAAAGCCAAAGCGGACCTGGCCAAGGCTAACCGCGAACGCACTACCGGCAGTTGGGGCGCGATGGGTCGGCCGAACCTGCTCAGCGGCAATGTGGTGACCTTGGTAGCGGCGGGTAAACTCGGCGGGAACTACCTGATCACATCTTCACAACACCGGATGACTCGCAGTGGTTACACCGTGGAAAAGTCAGTCTGCCGCATCTCGGCACCCTCGATCACATTGACCCAAGAGAGCACCAAGCCGGACCTGGCTTTAACAACCTACGGCATTCAGCAAGAAGTGGTGGCGTGA
- a CDS encoding phage baseplate assembly protein V, translating into MGVELEYGEVSAVDHLTCRIRVRLDDRDGVESYWLNVPQRNTQGTKRRPLMPELNEQVAVLLDSDGVGGVYLGGIYSSAEPPPVVDEDTDYVRFSDGTVSTYDRAAGVMTLDNVGALLLKCGRNITVESGEPVLVKAPSATLHIPQVTLNGNLKLNGNLMVDGNVNATGTVMDGGGNSNHHTH; encoded by the coding sequence ATGGGTGTTGAGTTGGAGTACGGTGAAGTCAGCGCCGTGGATCACCTGACTTGTCGCATCCGAGTGCGTCTGGATGACCGCGATGGGGTTGAGAGCTACTGGCTCAACGTGCCCCAACGCAACACACAGGGCACGAAGCGGCGGCCTTTGATGCCAGAGCTGAATGAACAGGTCGCCGTGTTGCTGGACTCTGATGGCGTGGGCGGTGTTTACCTGGGCGGAATCTACTCATCGGCCGAACCGCCGCCGGTTGTCGATGAAGACACTGACTATGTGCGCTTCAGTGATGGAACTGTCTCGACATACGACCGTGCGGCCGGGGTAATGACGTTGGACAACGTCGGGGCTTTGCTTTTGAAGTGCGGCCGGAACATCACCGTTGAATCGGGTGAACCGGTGTTGGTGAAGGCACCGTCAGCAACGTTGCACATACCGCAGGTCACCTTGAATGGAAACCTGAAGTTGAACGGCAACCTGATGGTAGATGGCAACGTCAATGCAACAGGTACGGTCATGGATGGCGGTGGAAACTCAAACCATCACACCCACTAG
- a CDS encoding phage tail assembly chaperone: MKIYWSSETGGFYDSRINSALPAGSIEITSEYRELLIKGMQEKRVVVATADGYPVLQAPPPPTAEQVAMVERAWRDEALDGIKWLRDRHRDEQDMGLPTTLGVTQFSELLSYMQALRSWPQSPEFPNVEGRPVPQQWIVDQAS, translated from the coding sequence ATGAAGATTTATTGGAGTTCTGAAACGGGTGGTTTCTATGACTCAAGAATCAACAGCGCTTTGCCCGCTGGATCGATAGAAATTACTAGCGAGTATCGCGAATTGCTCATTAAAGGCATGCAGGAAAAGCGTGTGGTGGTAGCAACCGCTGACGGTTATCCGGTTCTACAAGCCCCTCCACCCCCAACTGCTGAACAAGTCGCGATGGTCGAGCGCGCATGGCGAGATGAAGCGCTGGATGGCATTAAATGGCTCCGAGATCGTCATCGTGACGAGCAGGACATGGGCTTGCCCACGACTCTTGGAGTAACCCAATTCTCTGAGCTTCTAAGCTATATGCAAGCACTACGTAGCTGGCCGCAATCGCCTGAGTTTCCCAACGTAGAGGGCCGACCTGTGCCCCAGCAATGGATTGTCGACCAAGCGTCCTAG